A single window of Debaryomyces hansenii CBS767 chromosome F complete sequence DNA harbors:
- a CDS encoding DEHA2F12518p (similar to CA3753|IPF14743 Candida albicans IPF14743 unknown function), with amino-acid sequence MSGSKFLQGGAPTFTLDKEEAGSSMFGGIRQLIAELLVVDDTSASKSLNERSLSPSVVVPSESGSSTSGGESVTDGVSFVGNTTSTVLFFLALAVGVLIAILFVFFTFRYFIRSKYGLHVYPIPHRTIFTSSSAPLEHNSLTNVELQEQINYVRDNNFIRGEILARRINRGRNRRRRRGGRYSRMKKLTEQEVEILFPKKSYHDWLNGGQERDHEIRDGVLQEESMLKCTTKRSQRAQDDTFDLNELQEEDLNRTVSHSTASDVIEVNQSSATKVEGIEMQNMKLDEVPHATHESSPSQETEDGLHFTSGTCAICLEVLENEDSVRGLICGHVFHSDCLDPWLTKRRACCPMCKRDYFFKDEHNNSVSQQGDGSSTSNNNGDENNENDNPEDGYDDIDFDAFRNDPALTALLQELVPLHERVRLILGDATFARLNIEQRATELASKKRGNALKVVWWKIMGISREDLFHWAVITIHRQERSRIAAQGSTTATNGENSNTASDTNANSNNNSPNTAENIDNNNPSNPDITNPNAIAEPITNDAVNENIPTTTESTTTPYISTSRQGSASNIPRDIVEQRV; translated from the coding sequence ATGTCTGGTAGCAAATTTTTACAAGGTGGCGCCCCCACTTTTACCCTTGATAAGGAAGAAGCAGGCTCTTCCATGTTCGGAGGTATCAGACAACTTATAGCTGAGCTATTAGTAGTGGACGACACGTCGGCTAGTAAGAGCTTGAACGAAAGGTCACTTTCACCTTCTGTTGTTGTTCCTTCGGAGAGTGGAAGTTCGACAAGTGGGGGAGAGTCCGTTACCGACGGGGTATCGTTCGTTGGGAATACTACCTCGACGGTATTATTCTTTCTAGCCCTTGCGGTAGGTGTATTGATAGCCATATTGTTTGTGTTTTTCACGTTTCGTTATTTTATCAGGTCGAAGTATGGACTCCACGTCTATCCTATACCCCACAGAACAATTTTTACTTCTTCGAGTGCACCTTTAGAACATAATAGTTTGACGAACGTCGAGTTACAGGAACAAATAAACTATGTCAGAGATAATAACTTCATAAGAGGCGAAATCTTAGCCAGGAGGATCAATCGTGGAAGAAACCGCCGGAGAAGGAGAGGGGGGAGATACTCCaggatgaaaaaattgacGGAGcaagaagttgaaatattgtTCCCTAAGAAGTCTTATCACGATTGGCTTAACGGTGGTCAAGAGAGAGATCATGAAATCAGAGATGGTGTTTTGCAAGAGGAATCCATGTTAAAATGTACGACTAAAAGAAGTCAACGGGCACAGGATGATACAtttgatttgaatgaaCTTCAAGAGGAAGACTTGAACCGAACCGTTTCACACAGTACGGCTAGTGATGTGATTGAGGTCAACCAATCATCTGCCACGAAGGTTGAAGGAATCGAAATGCAGAATATGAAGTTGGACGAGGTTCCACATGCAACCCATGAGTCTTCTCCATCGCAAGAAACTGAAGATGGGTTACACTTTACTTCTGGTACGTGTGCCATTTGTCTTGAGGTCTTGGAGAATGAAGATAGCGTTAGGGGGTTAATTTGTGGCCATGTATTTCATTCGGATTGTTTGGACCCATGGTTAACTAAGAGAAGAGCTTGCTGCCCTATGTGCAAAAGAGactatttcttcaaagatgaacataataatagtGTTAGCCAACAGGGCGATGGAAGTAGTACTTCTAATAACAACGGTGACGAGAATAACGAAAATGATAACCCTGAAGATGGCTACGACGATATTGACTTCGATGCATTTAGAAATGATCCAGCTTTGACAGCTTTACTTCAAGAGCTAGTTCCACTACACGAAAGGGTAAGGTTGATATTAGGTGATGCGACGTTCGCCCGTTTAAACATTGAACAACGGGCTACCGAACTTGCGTCGAAGAAACGTGGGAATGCTCTCAAGGTGGTGTGGTGGAAAATTATGGGCATCTCAAGAGAGGATTTGTTTCACTGGGCTGTCATAACTATTCATCGCCAAGAAAGACTGAGAATAGCTGCCCAAGGCTCAACAACTGCTACGAATGGTGAAAATTCCAATACTGCGTCTGACACCAATGCCAACAGTAATAACAACAGCCCCAACACTGCTGAAAATATCGATAACAACAATCCTAGTAATCCTGATATCACTAACCCGAATGCAATTGCCGAACCTATTACCAATGATGCGGTCAACGAAAATATACCCACAACTACTGAATCGACTACCACTCCTTACATATCAACTTCTAGACAGGGTTCAGCATCTAATATTCCACGAGATATTGTTGAACAAAGAGTATAA
- a CDS encoding DEHA2F12584p (similar to ca|CA3749|IPF7389 Candida albicans IPF7389 unknown function): MHSSAFEQPVDVPKRRKYSNVPRSLDEINRKTEISFQQPFSAPILHSVPPSILPIIYPPLQTQDFFTDVTSDVTDPNISRQIKGILQNFPPPIPPYLSKEMAPPQGGMMIPFIYPPPPIITNETPVVEPIKADAGMPISPTTNEKYVELPPLPFPPPNYMPYPLISDQSSLTPNEVFASFLEASQKLPRIDMVLASAAGSLFDLRIQADEEGFTYEQYEIMKSKRVEALKNKKKLGISTKESESEDEEFDSDDLEDYMEYASNVDVTDAFDNYAKSVNYTETFEQDNSYPPEYLKITPNVSDIKGKRNKHVKSEKMNDEYVLDPLTRFKEMQPLNSNKIMSHSNKDISSANGINKEKRRKELEMSVDELSEFESNHKHDIYITKKKKLLERLQNLKDSKIQFLGSDDQLKDEELLNYKKLLEERRDEELVRLKINFNYQYLKNLLIFYQESNKVYKNVNALVLNKLMKLKNFFEFQKNIFEDAIKNGDSKDGLFDVKSKESTKLFNGVSERDFNTEIKQIMNSTKRENEKTRQSGNNAPVVHDYMPLISANEFNIITGDLPSKSKQSKDSSKSATSKAFDNIKHHIFQSSLYDPITSGSDTNNASESTTGTPSKRRGRRSGNNPGDKLIDDSDKSSSKYTESLLLAKIMKHFTGPQGANPDELTGDLEIMGVKTRWPIQYTK, encoded by the coding sequence ATGCATAGTTCAGCGTTTGAGCAACCAGTTGACGTCCCTAAAAGAAGGAAGTATTCTAATGTCCCGAGGTCTCTTGATGAGATAAATAGAAAAACCGAAATCAGCTTTCAACAACCGTTTTCTGCACCCATTCTTCATTCAGTTCCCCCATCCATATTACCTATTATTTATCCTCCTTTACAGACGCAAGATTTTTTTACCGATGTGACTAGTGATGTGACGGATCCCAATATCTCGAGGCAGATTAAGGGAATTTTACAAAACTTCCCACCTCCAATTCCACCGTATTTGTCTAAGGAAATGGCCCCACCACAGGGAGGTATGATGATACCATTCATTTATCCACCTCCACCGATTATTACGAATGAAACACCCGTAGTTGAACCCATAAAAGCTGATGCGGGAATGCCAATATCTCCTACGACTAACGAAAAGTACGTAGAATTGCCTCCATTGCCATTTCCGCCTCCAAATTACATGCCATATCCATTGATATCAGATCAATCTTCGCTTACACCAAACGAGGTATTTGCGTCATTTTTGGAGGCGCTGCAAAAGTTACCAAGAATCGATATGGTTTTGGCCAGTGCAGCTGGTTCACTCTTTGATTTAAGAATTCAGGCAGACGAAGAAGGCTTTACGTATGAGCAATATGAAATCATGAAAAGCAAAAGGGTCGAAGCtttaaaaaataaaaagaagttGGGAATTTCAACTAAAGAATCCGAATCTGAAGACGAAGAGTTTGACTCTGACGATCTCGAAGATTATATGGAATATGCTTCGAATGTTGATGTAACAGACGCGTTTGATAATTATGCTAAACTGGTTAATTATACCGAAACCTTTGAACAGGATAACAGCTATCCGCcagaatatttgaagataactCCAAATGTCAGCGACATTAAAGGTAAACGAAACAAGCATGTCAAATCTGAAAAAATGAATGACGAATATGTTTTAGATCCATTAACTCGATTTAAGGAGATGCAGCCATTAAActctaataaaattatgtCACATTCTAATAAAGATATTAGTTCTGCAAATggtattaataaagaaaaaagaaggaaagaattggaaatgTCGGTTGACGAATTGtcagaatttgaatctAATCATAAGcatgatatatatattacaaaaaagaaaaagttgTTGGAgagattgcaaaatttaaaagactccaaaattcaattcttggGTTCTGACGATCAATTGaaggatgaagaattattgaactaTAAGAAGCTCTTAGAGGAGCGTAGGGACGAAGAATTGGtaagattgaaaattaattttaactATCagtatttaaaaaatttattgatattttatcaagAGTCAAACAAGGTCTACAAAAACGTAAATGCTTTggttttaaataaattgatgaaattgaaaaatttcttcgaattccagaagaatatatttgagGATGCAATAAAAAATGGAGACTCGAAGGATGGTTTATTTGATGTCAAAAGTAAAGAATCTacaaaattgtttaatgGAGTATCAGAGAGGGATTTTAACACtgaaatcaaacaaatcaTGAATTCAACCAAAAGAGAAAATGAGAAAACAAGACAATCTGGAAATAATGCTCCAGTTGTTCATGACTATATGCCTTTAATCTCTGCgaatgaatttaatataatcacAGGAGACTTACCAAGTAAGAGCAAGCAATCCAAggattcttcaaaatcagcAACCTCAAAAGCATTCGATAACATTAAACATCATATATTCCAAAGTTCTTTGTACGATCCAATTACTTCTGGTTCGGATACTAATAATGCATCAGAAAGTACTACAGGTACACCGTCGAAAAGAAGAGGTAGAAGAAGTGGTAACAACCCAGGCGATAAACTAATCGATGATAGTGATAAATCAAGTTCAAAGTACACAGAATCCTTGCTATTAGccaaaataatgaagcaTTTTACAGGGCCTCAGGGTGCTAATCCGGATGAACTCACTGGtgatttggaaataatgGGTGTTAAAACAAGGTGGCCAATTCAGTACACCAAATAG
- a CDS encoding DEHA2F12606p (weakly similar to uniprot|P39996 Saccharomyces cerevisiae YEL017W Hypothetical 38.2 kDa protein in PMP2-VAC8 intergenic region), translating into MSELQSLKKAELSSICRKVGIHVLAKDTKQKLFQKLSAYIEANPEEGLIAVQNSLDMESDEETLAEAQDASEDEETDEVEEEDEEDTEDEDKDYDAGPPINLKEWIGDPAIEFFEEGYSKVLDFTDRIGATTLDYNDELRENLSRSVSLNYIELLIELVYFLFTYIPLVALKQNHSVHQIFKDNISWLSACNVLLPDISVLFEFKVISIFGNWIVSSIVLPLVISYYVNFTRRCIIIDEDDSGLITRAYKYDPFVFALSKVLIFYFIVKNSGTLTALDSFGGIFSALKRHFLIQLGVYNQFADVLGSFPLVLGFANVLTAIYSQFEEY; encoded by the coding sequence ATGTCAGAATTACAAAGTCTCAAAAAGGCAGAATTAAGCAGTATCTGTCGTAAAGTCGGGATCCACGTCCTTGCTAAAGATActaaacaaaaattgttcCAAAAGCTTTCAGCTTACATTGAAGCCAACCCTGAAGAAGGTTTGATTGCCGTGCAGAATAGCTTGGACATGGAAAGTGACGAGGAAACGTTAGCTGAGGCACAAGATGCTAgtgaagacgaagaaacCGACGAGGTtgaagaggaagatgaagaagacacCGAAGATGAAGACAAAGACTATGATGCAGGCCCACCAATTAACTTGAAGGAGTGGATTGGTGATCCAGCAATCGAGTTTTTCGAAGAAGGTTACTCGAAGGTATTGGACTTCACAGACAGAATTGGGGCTACCACCTTGGATTacaatgatgaattaagaGAAAACTTGTCGAGATCTGTTTCTTTGAACTATATTGAACTTTTAATTGAACTTGTTTACTTCTTGTTCACATACATTCCGCTTGTTGCTCTTAAACAAAACCACTCGGTGcaccaaattttcaaagacAACATTAGCTGGTTGTCTGCTTGCAATGTGTTGTTGCCAGATATTAGCGTTCTTTTCGAATTCAAGgttatttcaatttttggCAATTGGATTGTGAGTTCGATTGTTTTACCGTTAGTTATCTCCTACTATGTTAACTTCACCAGAAGATGTATTATTATCGATGAAGACGATTCTGGTCTTATTACCAGAGCTTACAAGTATGATCCATTTGTTTTCGCCTTATCAAAGGTGCTTATTTTCTACTTTATTGTTAAGAACTCTGGTACCTTGACTGCTCTTGATTCTTTTGGTGGTATTTTCAGTGCTTTGAAAAGACACTTCTTGATCCAATTGGGAGTTTACAACCAATTTGCTGATGTATTAGGAAGCTTCCCATTAGTCCTTGGTTTTGCCAATGTCTTGACTGCTATTTACTCtcaatttgaagaatattaa
- a CDS encoding DEHA2F12628p (similar to uniprot|P15801 Saccharomyces cerevisiae YOR330C MIP1 Catalytic subunit of the mitochondrial DNA polymerase) yields MILHKQAFSYSKNVVRIWGRSLKSSAKTRDQFKEAPRINPVGVQYLSEELHKKLFPKTKSTDYLKPKNPALLELAKEHLRYNELLGKKTEIVEPINIDNFPDLEGKNTLDEHFYRIGTEASQPYLSIAESFLSPDMQLPTKPKPSEWLFKSGWVRYAEGEAPKEVPHPLEDELVFDVEVIYKKSPYAALATCVSSKAWYGWVSPYLTNYCENKKYNDWEHLMPMDCLNNPKLIIGYNVSYDRARVLDEYNIKQSKGFFLDGMALHVAISGICSQQRPTWQKHKKSKSQLDSSKDESPAIESDIDYFDKKLSAVEIANELLDDPWLNKGSPNSLANVADFHCNIKLDKTDRDYFGTEDPQDVINNFNNLMDYCAKDVDATYSVTAKLFSQFRQKVPHPVSFAALRHLGTLMLPTTKNWDNYIETAEEVYQKNREEVSTILKERANAFVNYIDQNNESLKPDWETDPWLSQLNWTIKVQRLKKNGEPAANQAFLTGYPEWYRDLFKTVTINGVKQREMNISTRTRVTPLLLKLKWEGYPLLWTDSSGWCFKVPFNEETIKSMDDKSYPRAKLNDEDLEKFLPQLRDDGNSYELFKVPHPEGPGKRCTSILSKSYLRYFESGILTSEYSFAQEILSLNSTASYWMGNRQRIMDQFVIYSDANHKKNKFFDTKVDSKKHKDMGIILPKLCSMGTITRRATENTWLTASNSKKNRIGSELKAMIEAPEGYTFVGADVDSEELWIASLVGDSMFEMHGSTALGWMTLEGDKSEKTDLHSKTAEILGISRNDAKVFNYGRIYGAGVKFATRLLKQCNSSLSDVEAELMAKTLYAKTKGQTNTSKFLDRRMYHGGTESIMFNMLESIAYQEDPKTPVLGAAITDALTIANLNKNNYLTSRINWVIQSSGVDYLHLLIVAMEFLLKKFRIDGRLIITVHDELRYMVKSEDKYKTALLLQISNLWTRAMFCEQLGIKEVPQSCAFFSEVDIDNILRKEVTLDCVTPSHSNSIPPGESLDIHKILEKCKDEKFMIGAPRKKASKSSKIEYCNRDRVISNLDKELNTDMKVAKIKLQNSVDKTAWRSNINNYINIKKHIEFDKFNNEFDRRNTMFEKAPALNANARAVPKPMKSKPMKRKIIEEYDIGSNGDELLAKEIGKPDSNRNENANKAIYKPTIKKSTPNIKKDNKSCPKQASKMASQENSPVRSFSSTNYKHHTNNHKALGSSTNASGRKAPSFKPYKQNVSVEVPNKSQSRLSKLFFESEPRRKTDPQVQTTQAKPNSPPSRQPSYTQRSGSYRTPIQQPKDPTKKPATSYLANSSAKRKKSADTYTQRHLFNRASTFIPGNGIMKH; encoded by the coding sequence ATGATTCTACATAAACAAGCATTTTCATACAGTAAAAATGTTGTACGAATATGGGGTCGATCTCTAAAGAGTCTGGCAAAAACCAGAGATCAATTCAAGGAAGCGCCCAGGATAAATCCAGTTGGCGTACAGTACTTGAGTGAAGAGTTGCATAAGAAACTATTTCCAAAGACTAAGAGTACCGATTACTTGAAGCCAAAAAACCCAGCTCTTTTGGAGCTTGCGAAGGAGCATTTGAGGTATAATGAATTACTCGGTAAGAAAACAGAGATCGTAGAGCCCATCAACATAGACAATTTTCCAGATTTGGAGGGGAAGAACACCCTAGATGAACATTTTTATAGAATAGGGACAGAGGCGTCGCAGCCATACTTGTCGATAGCAGAAAGCTTTCTATCGCCAGATATGCAATTACCCACGAAGCCAAAGCCTTCGGAATGGTTGTTTAAAAGTGGATGGGTACGATACGCTGAGGGAGAAGCTCCCAAGGAAGTACCGCACCCGTTGGAAGATGAATTAGTATTTGATGTTGAAGTCATATACAAAAAGTCACCTTATGCCGCATTGGCTACTTGTGTATCATCCAAGGCCTGGTACGGATGGGTGTCTCCATACCTTACGAACTATtgtgaaaataaaaagtaTAACGACTGGGAACATTTAATGCCAATGGATTGTTTGAACAATcctaaattaataattggGTACAATGTTAGTTATGATCGAGCACGGGTATTagatgaatataatatcaaGCAGTCTAAGGGTTTTTTCTTAGATGGTATGGCCCTACATGTCGCCATAAGTGGAATATGTTCTCAACAAAGACCCACCTGGCAAAAACATAAAAAAAGCAAATCTCAGCTTGATTCATCTAAAGATGAATCTCCAGCGATAGAATCTGATATAGATTATTTCGATAAGAAACTATCGGCCGTTGAAATAGCGAATGAGCTATTAGACGATCCATGGTTGAACAAAGGTTCTCCAAATTCTTTAGCAAATGTGGCAGATTTTCATTGTAACAtaaaattagataaaaCTGACAGAGACTACTTCGGTACCGAAGATCCTCAGGATGTCATCAacaacttcaataatttaatggATTATTGCGCAAAGGACGTTGATGCCACATATTCGGTAACTGCTAAACTCTTTTCACAATTCAGACAAAAAGTGCCACACCCTGTATCATTTGCGGCATTGAGGCACCTTGGAACTTTAATGTTACCCACAACTAAGAACTGGGATAACTACATTGAAACAGCTGAAGAGGTCTATCAAAAAAATCGTGAAGAGGTCAGTActatattgaaagaaagaGCTAATGCATTTGTTAACTACATCgatcaaaataatgaatcattgaaaCCTGATTGGGAGACTGATCCATGGTTATCGCAATTAAATTGGACTATCAAAGTACAACggttgaagaaaaatggCGAGCCTGCAGCAAATCAAGCATTTTTAACCGGCTACCCTGAATGGTATAGAGATTTGTTTAAAACGGTCACGATTAACGGAGTGAAGCAACGAGAAATGAACATATCTACTCGTACTCGGGTAACTCCTTTGCtcttgaaattaaaatgGGAAGGCTATCCCTTACTTTGGACTGATTCGTCAGGATGGTGTTTCAAAGTTCCTTTTAATGAAGAGACTATTAAATCTATGGACGATAAAAGTTATCCTAGAGCTAAActaaatgatgaagatttggaaaagTTTTTACCTCAATTAAGAGATGATGGTAACAGCTATGAATTGTTTAAAGTACCTCATCCAGAGGGTCCAGGTAAGAGATGTACATCTATCTTATCTAAGAGTTACTTGAGATACTTTGAAAGCGGAATCTTGACCTCAGAATATTCATTTGCACAAGAAATATTGAGTTTAAATTCAACTGCATCTTATTGGATGGGTAATAGACAACGTATCATGGATCAGTTTGTCATATACTCAGATGCTAACCATAAGAAGAATAAGTTTTTCGACACGAAGGTTGATTCGAAAAAGCACAAAGACATGGGTATTATTTTACCTAAGCTTTGTTCCATGGGTACAATTACTAGAAGAGCGACTGAGAATACTTGGCTAACAGCTTCGAACAGTAAGAAAAACAGAATTGGCTCAGAACTAAAAGCCATGATTGAAGCACCCGAAGGCTATACATTTGTCGGAGCTGATGTAGATTCCGAGGAATTGTGGATTGCTTCATTAGTCGGCGATTCGATGTTTGAGATGCACGGAAGTACTGCTTTAGGATGGATGACTTTGGAAGGTGACAAAAGTGAAAAGACAGACTTACATTCAAAGACTGCAGAAATCTTAGGGATCCTGAGAAACGATGCCAAAGTTTTTAATTATGGTAGAATTTATGGAGCCGGTGTTAAATTCGCTACTAGGCTCTTGAAACAATGTAATTCTTCCTTAAGTGATGTAGAAGCGGAATTGATGGCAAAAACCTTATACGCTAAAACTAAAGGTCAAACAAATACATCCAAATTCTTAGATAGAAGAATGTATCACGGAGGTACAGAATCAATTATGTTTAATATGTTAGAATCCATTGCATATCAGGAAGACCCTAAAACCCCCGTATTGGGGGCAGCAATTACAGATGCCCTTACAATTgcaaatttgaataaaaataattatttaactTCCAGAATCAATTGGGTGATTCAAAGTTCAGGTGTGGATTACTTGCATTTATTAATCGTAGCGATggaatttttattaaagaaattccGTATTGATGGACGATTGATTATAACTGTTCATGATGAATTAAGATATATGGTGAAGAGTGAAGATAAGTACAAAACAGCTCTCCTCTTACAAATAAGTAATTTATGGACAAGAGCAATGTTCTGTGAACAATTAGGTATCAAGGAAGTACCACAATCATGTGCATTCTTTTCAGaagttgatattgataatatctTAAGAAAAGAAGTCACTCTTGATTGTGTAACACCATCgcattcaaattcaataccACCTGGCGAATCCTTAGATATTCACAAGATCTTAGAGAAATGTAAAGATGAAAAGTTCATGATCGGCGCTCCTCGCAAAAAAGCTAGCAAACTGTCAAAGATAGAATATTGCAACAGAGATCGAGTCATATCAAATTTGgataaagaattgaacACTGATATGAAAGTTGCGAAAAtcaaattacaaaattCGGTTGATAAAACGGCATGGAGACTGaacattaataattatatcaatataaagAAGCATATCGAATTTGACAAGTTTAATAATGAGTTTGATAGAAGAAATACTATGTTCGAAAAGGCGCCTGCATTAAACGCAAATGCCAGAGCCGTTCCCAAACcgatgaaatcaaaaccTATGAAACGAAagataattgaagaatatgataTTGGAAGTAATggtgatgaattattggcTAAAGAAATCGGCAAGCCCGATAGCaatagaaatgaaaatgctAATAAAGCTATATATAAGCCAACCATTAAAAAGTCGACGCCGAATATCAAGAAAGATAACAAAAGCTGTCCGAAGCAAGCCTCCAAAATGGCATCTCAAGAAAACAGTCCAGTGAGGTCTTTCTCGTCTACTAATTACAAACACCATACAAATAATCATAAGGCCCTAGGCTCCTCGACTAATGCAAGTGGCCGGAAAGCACCCAGCTTCAAACCTTACAAACAAAATGTATCTGTAGAGGTACCTAACAAAAGCCAAAGTCGACTATCGAAGCTATTTTTCGAAAGCGAACCGCGGCGCAAGACTGACCCTCAAGTTCAAACTACACAAGCGAAACCCAATTCCCCACCGTCAAGACAGCCGTCTTATACACAGAGAAGCGGCAGCTACCGTACCCCCATTCAACAACCAAAAGACCCCACAAAAAAGCCTGCAACCTCATATCTAGCAAATAGCAGTGCTAAACGAAAAAAATCTGCTGATACTTATACCCAGAGACATTTATTTAATCGTGCTAGCACCTTCATCCCCGGAAATGGCATTATGAAGCACTAA
- a CDS encoding DEHA2F12562p (similar to ca|CA3750|IPF7377 Candida albicans IPF7377 unknown function), giving the protein MPPKKIKKAQFEPRDLVLAKMHGFPAWPSFVMPEDMVPDAIMKAKKKTTNYCVIFIPDGDFYWMNDKNLEPLSEEKLDKKLEKIPNKNKPKKKAGGRTLQVTDALLATKGLDFDEFMERLDKDRIQGDEDEEEAEGYEDEEEYDVDGTSKSKKPDVDEEVEDEDAAAEGVPMEEEDDTLSGRNSRSKRKRSISSNGKRKTLKASNTTPTASSQAEYTNGHNKTKSGGSPKLTEEEKQHQLWLCRIKLQRSLIQRNQPVTPTNPKQFPPPTANELSVARLILHRLVEFPVNLELLKKTKIHKVLKCILRDKDLEYPDSFKLHEKCEELLAKWNPLIEDLKVEKSKDPSGQNLNHSSSTASALTDVRNNESRLSSSAPDESEISALENVTNDSIKKEPANDNSDYRSENDSTVQSDLKNESKDSDDINESVTNDVSVVS; this is encoded by the coding sequence ATGCCAccaaagaagataaaaaagGCCCAGTTCGAGCCTCGGGATTTGGTATTGGCGAAAATGCACGGGTTTCCTGCTTGGCCATCGTTTGTGATGCCCGAAGACATGGTACCGGATGCAATAATGAAggcgaagaagaaaactACAAACTATTGCGTTATTTTCATTCCAGATGGAGATTTCTACTGGATGAATGACAAGAATCTCGAACCTTTGTCGGAGgaaaaattagataaaaaGTTGGAAAAAATCCCCAACAAGAATAaaccgaagaagaaagctGGGGGACGAACACTTCAGGTTACTGATGCACTCTTAGCAACAAAAGGATTGGACTTTGACGAGTTCATGGAAAGGTTAGACAAAGATAGAATTCAAGGtgatgaggatgaagaagaggCAGAGGGGTacgaagatgaagaggaaTACGATGTAGATGGAACAAGCAAATCAAAAAAACCGGATGTCGATGAAGAAGTAGAAGATGAGGACGCTGCAGCGGAAGGCGTTCCAATGGAAGAAGAGGATGACACGCTATCAGGGAGGAATAGCAGATCCAAAAGGAAGCGTTCTATATCAAGCAACGGCAAGCGTAAAACTTTGAAAGCTTCCAACACAACACCGACAGCGTCGTCACAGGCTGAATACACGAACGGTCATAATAAGACTAAACTGGGGGGAAGTCCGAAACTCactgaagaagagaaaCAACACCAATTATGGCTATGTCGGATCAAATTACAACGATcattaattcaaagaaaCCAACCAGTCACCCCCACAAATCCCAAACAGTTTCCACCTCCAACTGCCAACGAGCTCCTGGTCGCTAGACTCATATTACACCGTCTAGTCGAGTTCCCGGTAAATTTAGAATTGCTTAAGAAAACTAAAATCCATAAAGTACTCAAATGCATATTGAGGGATAAGGACCTCGAATATCCCGACAGCTTCAAATTGCACGAAAAATGCGAGGAATTGTTGGCGAAATGGAATCCTCTAATCGAAGACCTAAAGGTAGAGAAACTGAAGGATCCTAGTGGCCAGAACTTGAACCACTCATCATCCACAGCGAGTGCGCTCACCGACGTCAGAAACAACGAGTCCAGACTCAGCAGCCTGGCTCCCGACGAATCAGAAATCTCGGCTCTCGAAAATGTCACCAACGACTCCATAAAGAAGGAACCTGCAAATGACAACTCCGATTACCGTTCTGAAAACGATTCCACCGTGCAGTCTGATCTTAAAAACGAGTCCAAGGACTCCGATGACATCAATGAGTCTGTCACCAACGACGTTTCTGTGGTCAGCTGA
- a CDS encoding DEHA2F12540p (highly similar to uniprot|P23301 Saccharomyces cerevisiae YEL034W HYP2 Translation initiation factor eIF-5A promotes formation of the first peptide bond) produces the protein MADEEHTFETADAGAALTFPIQCSALRKNGHVVIKSRPCKIVDMSTSKTGKHGHAKVHLVAIDIFTGKKLEDLSPSTHNMEVPNVGRREFQLLDIDDGFLSLMTNDGDTKDDVKVPEGELGDKIQSEFDEGKDLLVTIVSAMGEEAAISFKEAPK, from the exons ATGGCTGACGAAGAA CACACTTTTGAGACCGCTGACGCTGGTGCTGCTTTAACCTTCCCAATTCAATGTTCCGCTTTAAGAAAGAACGGACATGTTGTTATTAAGAGCAGACCATGTAAGATTGTTGATATGTCTACCTCTAAGACCGGTAAGCACGGTCACGCCAAGGTCCACTTGGTCGccattgatattttcacTGGTAAGAAGTTAGAAGATTTATCTCCATCTACCCACAATATGGAAGTCCCAAATGTCGGTAGACGTGAATTCCAATTATTAGACATCGATGATGGTTTCTTATCCTTGATGACTAACGATGGTGACACCAAGGACGATGTTAAGGTTCCAGAAGGTGAATTAGGTGACAAGATCCAATCTGAATTCGACGAAGGTAAGGACTTATTAGTCACCATTGTCTCTGCTATGGGTGAAGAAGCCGCTATTTCTTTCAAGGAAGCCccaaaataa